The following are encoded in a window of Rosa chinensis cultivar Old Blush chromosome 4, RchiOBHm-V2, whole genome shotgun sequence genomic DNA:
- the LOC112197722 gene encoding protein NO VEIN isoform X2 — protein sequence MAGYPHHFRPSSGDWNWAHPPPHLSRPQFPYPNFPPQNPTNLNIYPPQPQPPPPQPSNPNFPLQHPIDVNIFPANHYGHSSFSNYYPTPTPSSNFSLQNPHSTPPFPPQSFSRNPNEAPDPPNLPNSARHLPEDPREVLEKIDRAVERLRDELVAAGKNVSAWKVLQSALLMLSVDAETCLGLKVEQVPSLHRLMVTEGRINAFIHCFVGVRTITSLYDLEVAICKNEDIEQFEELGLGPLLQHPLVLQYFSVDSETTEVFKISSEEILHLLSRYLKKPKVKENSVEGFLDFIVTKRPVAGKEKLGIRIFSLGVHASAMREAKASERAALWKSLQELKQKSPKISRRKAPIFSSLKKRLDKHFRAISQQSGLCSVVNGNEDTLVSSRSKDEGINDYLHDDKGNDHGTGGHIDSLKSLKSSDRKGKCSYLSEVEERSSLMSNHPSPSQKHNESNGSVKKKRKYENLSCPISVPSKLRKREKVEQDALPTESDSETKEISEMLKLDLSIANNLLRMFITTWKEACREQPVAEVLWAMLRSCNTKYRRTKRIMAMFSTYPLVGLLNVAVSSIKCGMWDNMFDTSQTISPRELANTVTDNYPEHVEQSIKDAPPVSTEHGQTSCCLKPNHQDRPRRWRKIPRSRKKLEPENGHICYLCHQEGHVKRRCPLWQQTKKSSYEPQSPQQLAQYSISGEEVEEKVSAVVDGVSVKEIIRKVATYFETDQGMSSNGKSLPEKIFIYFRKLWNCELWLTEEFSVKEFRSLGYGEFMMFLEKYAHLLPPEMCKFLKDDSSGKFPLEVCMLPHYLVVLVSQALNNLWEDQKITKLNISSLLGKQFPALSFHTIENGSVEDFKSIVGKHKDTAISKCVLFSMTICGTSYTIESLENCSKNAVLKSSLVSVDSGQKISNQSVASKEAIAVLLRAPMMSDLNLWSHWDLLFAPSLGPLVPWLLNEVNTDELLCLVTKDGKVIRLDHSATVDSFSKAALQGSSFQTAVKMLSLFSLVGGKKHVPVSLLKFHVQRAFEVIFKTYLDGMEVYDKKSSLNQGTVLCGQKMVVEIAAGKGSNLHGAVTKTKIAESVISHFFLDCLGYLPAEFRSFAADVLLSGMRSVFKHAASAILDECIQIEQRLILHEVGLSLGIVEWISDYHVFSSLDSTDSFMSEVSGLNADRDQMGSDSKYMQNVSKKLAASEQSMAASVRAVEHKGGCADVSRMVDGAGVSDAGIGIGIGYRQHPTNINEHEDALQVIESIRRDEFGLDSSPLTFESIVLKKQHARLGRALHCLSQELYSQDSHFLLELVQNADDNTYPTNIEPTLAFILQESGIVVLNNEQGFSAQNIRALCDVGNSTKKGSSAGYIGQKGIGFKSVFRVTDAPEIHSNGFHIKFDTSEGQIGLILPTVVPPCNLELFRQLTSSDIDKPDCYCWKTCIVLPFRSKVSDGTVLNHIMNMFSDLHPSLLLFLHRLKCIRFRNLIDDSLTVMRKEIVGDGIVKVSHGNTKMTWFVVSQKLHSDNLRSDVQTTEISIAFTLKESDKGIYRPDIGQQPVFAFLPLRTYGLKFIVQGDFVLPSSREEVDGDSPWNQWLLSEFPGLFVDAEKSFCSLPCFKENPGTAVAAYMSFVPLVGEVHGFFSSLPRLIISKLRMSNCLLQEGEKKEWVPPCKVLRNWNKQARSLLPDGLLHEHLGLGFLDKDIVLPDPLARVLGIAEYGPTVLLQVMASLCGKQDGLKSMGMGWMASLLSELYAMSFKSSVETSFDSGIEMGFLEKLQKIPFIPLSDGTYGAVVEGPIWLQFDAVGTGFGDHHGLESFPKLYAKLRIVSPELYASSADMPSMDVTPIDKVISMLHRIGVQRLSAHEILKAHILPAISDDRITVRDEDLMTDYICFAMVHLQSSCSDCHAEREYIISELQNKAYILTNNGFKRPAEASIHFSKEFGNPVDISRLIDRVNLTWDEVDISYLKHPVAKSLPNGLMKWRDFFQKIGIVDFVKVVQVEKGFTELSEALFNNLTWDQHTISHGLNATDWESPELVHLLSLLSRDGNRKGCEYLLEVLDKLWDDCYSDRATGYCSSKSVADRKPFKSSFMSTICDVQWVVSGMDDKLHYPKDLYHDSVAVRSILGGSAPFFVPKATSEKFVFDIGFKTRVSLHDALEMLKLWRCENPFRASLAQMSKFYSLIWNEMASSKKTTAEEFCLEPFVFVPYESSFRHEDVVSGTFLSLEEVYWDDSTFFVDQIKEIHHQCNSTVGNRPINRILSNFYPALHDFFVDICGVHEIPPLRSYLQILLQFSNAVLPSQAANAVFQVFQKWADGLQSGMSAEDIVYLKDSLTRMECTVLPTVQDKWVSLHPSYGLLCWCDDKMLKKQFMHMDGLDFLYSGGLSNDDEEIISTKMSVLMRTLGISALSEVVTREAMFNGLTDSSFKAALLDWALPYAQRYLHSLHPDKYSQLKQSGFDILNRLRVVEVQKLSYRNVIKIAGSESKKQIECSCVLQDHDLYTTQESDSHALFMELSRLFFDGKPELHLANFLHMITTMAESGSTEEQIDFFIFNSQKVPKLPDGESVWSLSHVHNDRLPQPSDWRFVGWKAPLSFGYANLFKAQAQFAQLTSVSQIEMDNDSETHVRQTVESTPISVDIKWTIGEGTATTSAPLVLPNSNDLQEHFDDETDMDTDFNPNNLDFVVDPRVLGSSDCSKVDHPRYGSSGRDSMRGRDAMLTGRLGEVVAFKYLIAKAGKSVVRWVNERIETGLPYDIVVGEKEDSLEFIEVKATQQQKKDWFHISMREWQFAAEKGEAFSILHVLLLGNNAARVSVYKNPVKLCHLGKLQLHLSMPRQEKELFLVS from the exons ATGGCCGGTTACCCTCATCACTTCCGCCCCTCCAGTGGGGACTGGAACTGGGCACACCCACCTCCTCACCTCTCCCGCCCACAATTTCCTTACCCCAATTTTCCTCCCCAAAACCCCACCAATTTAAACATCTATCCCCCTCAACCTCAACCGCCGCCGCCGCAACcgtcaaaccctaatttcccccTCCAACACCCTATAGACGTCAATATCTTTCCCGCCAACCACTATGGACACTCCTCATTTTCCAATTACTACCCAACCCCAACCCCAAGCTCTAATTTCTCTCTGCAAAACCCCCACTCCACTCCACCCTTCCCCCCTCAGAGCTTCTCCCGTAACCCTAACGAGGCGCCCGACCCGCCGAACCTCCCGAATTCGGCTAGGCATTTGCCTGAGGACCCGAGAGAGGTGCTCGAGAAGATCGACCGTGCGGTGGAGAGGCTTCGCGACGAGCTTGTCGCCGCCGGGAAGAACGTCTCGGCCTGGAAGGTGTTACAGTCTGCGCTTCTGATGCTCAGTGTTGATGCCGAGACTTGTTTGGGGCTCAAAGTTGAGCAAGTGCCGTCTCTTCACCGCCTCATGGTCACTGAAGGAAGG ATAAATGCATTTATTCATTGCTTTGTTGGAGTTCGAACAATTACATCTTTGTATGATTTGGAAGTTGCAATCTGCAAGAATGAGGATATTGAGCAGTTTGAAGAGCTTGGATTGGGTCCTTTGTTGCAACACCCACTAGTTTTGCAATATTTCTCTGTGGATTCTGAAACAACTGAAGTCTTTAAGATATCTAGTGAGGAGATACTACATTTACTCAGTAGGTACCTAAAGAAGCCCAAAGTTAAGGAAAATTCTGTTGAGGGGTTCTTGGACTTCATTGTTACGAAGCGACCTGTTGCAGGCAAGGAAAAGCTTGGAATTCGAATATTTAGTTTGGG GGTGCATGCTTCTGCTATGCGTGAAGCCAAGGCTTCAGAACGTGCAGCTTTATGGAAATCATTACAGGAATTAAAGCAAAAGTCTCCCAAAATATCTAGGAGGAAGGCACCAATTTTCTCCTCGCTGAAAAAGCGGCTAGATAAACATTTTCGCGCCATTTCGCAGCAATCTGGATTGTGTTCTGTTGTGAATGGAAATGAAGATACACTTGTTTCTTCAAGATCAAAGGATGAAGGTATTAATGATTATTTACATGATGACAAAGGTAATGACCATGGTACTGGTGGTCATATTGACTCACTAAAATCCCTGAAAAGTTCTGACAGAAAGGGTAAGTGTTCTTACTTGTCTGAAGTGGAGGAGAGGTCTTCGCTCATGTCAAACCACCCTTCTCCAAGCCAAAAGCATAATGAGAGTAATGGGTcagttaaaaagaaaagaaaatacgaAAATCTAAGCTGCCCTATCTCTGTTCCCTCAAAGTTGCGCAAGAGAGAGAAGGTAGAGCAAGATGCTCTTCCTACAGAAAGTGACAGTGAAACTAAGGAGATCAGCGAGATGCTTAAACTTGATCTTTCAATTGCCAATAATCTTTTGAGGATGTTCATTACAACTTGGAAGGAGGCATGTAGGGAGCAGCCTGTGGCTGAG GTACTTTGGGCCATGCTTCGCTCTTGTAATACAAAATATAGGAGGACAAAGAGAATCATGGCAATGTTTTCGACATACCCTTTGGTTGGATTACTCAATGTTGCC GTCTCATCTATCAAATGTGGAATGTGGGATAATATGTTTGATACGTCCCAAACCATTAGTCCACGTGAGTTGGCTAACACTGTAACTGATAATTATCCTGAACATGTCGAACAAAGTATAAAGGATGCACCACCAGTCAGCACCGAACATGGACAAA CCTCTTGCTGCCTGAAGCCAAATCATCAGGATCGTCCACGTCGGTGGAGGAAGATCCCAAGGAGTCGTAAGAAGTTGGAGCCTGAAAACGGACACATCTGCTACCTTTGTCATCAAGAGGGACATGTCAAGAGAAGATGCCCTCTGTGGCAGCAAACTAAAAAATCATCATATGAACCACAGAGTCCTCAACAATTGGCTCAGTATTCTATTTCCGGAGAAGAGGTGGAGGAGAAAGTCAGTGCTGTGGTGGATG GTGTTTCAGTTAAAGAGATAATCCGGAAAGTTGCTACATATTTTGAGACTGATCAAGGAATGTCTAGCAATGGTAAATCACTTCCGGAGAagatatttatttacttcaGAAAGCTTTGGAATTGTGAGCTCTGGTTGACTGAAGAattttctgtcaaggaatttaGATCCCTTGGTTATGGGGAATTTATGATGTTTTTAGAAAAGTATGCCCATCTTCTGCCACCGGAGATGTGCAAGTTCTTGAAAGATGACAGCAGTGGAAAGTTTCCTTTGGAGGTTTGCATGCTTCCGCATTATTTAGTTGTTTTGGTATCTCAAGCTTTAAACAATTTATGGGAGGACCAAAAGATTACCAAACTGAACATTTCTTCTCTGCTTGGGAAGCAGTTCCCGGCCCTTAGTTTCCATACCATTGAAAATGGTTCAGTAGAAGACTTTAAAAGTATAGTAGGAAAGCATAAAGACACTGCAATTTCCAAATGTGTACTATTTTCAATGACAATATGCGGAACTAGTTACACTATAGAATCATTGGAAAACTGTAGTAAGAATGCTGTATTGAAAAGCAGTTTGGTGAGTGTTGACAGTGGCCAGAAAATAAGCAATCAATCTGTTGCATCCAAGGAGGCAATTGCAGTCTTACTTAGGGCACCCATGATGTCAGATTTGAATTTATGGTCACATTGGGACCTCTTATTTGCTCCCTCTCTTGGCCCTCTTGTACCGTGGTTATTGAATGAAGTCAACACAGATGAATTACTCTGTTTGGTAACCAAAGATGGCAAAGTTATTCGGTTAGATCATTCAGCTACTGTAGATTCATTCTCGAAAGCTGCTCTTCAAGGATCCTCTTTTCAAACAGCAGTGAAAATGTTATCTCTCTTTTCACTGGTTGGGGGTAAAAAACATGTCCCCGTGTCCCTTTTGAAATTCCATGTACAGCGTGCATTTGAAGTTATTTTCAAGACCTATCTAGATGGTATGGAAGTATATGACAAGAAGAGTTCTCTTAATCAAGGAACAGTTTTGTGTGGACAGAAAATGGTTGTTGAAATTGCTGCTGGTAAAGGCAGTAACTTACACGGAGCTGTAACGAAGACGAAAATTGCTGAGTCTGTTATATCACATTTTTTTCTTGATTGCCTGGGGTATCTACCTGCAGAGTTTCGCAGTTTTGCTGCTGATGTGTTACTTTCTGGGATGCGGTCTGTTTTTAAGCATGCAGCTTCAGCCATTTTGGATGAATGCATCCAAATAGAGCAGCGTCTCATACTTCATGAAGTTGGCTTATCTCTTGGTATAGTGGAGTGGATTAGTGATTACCATGTATTTAGTTCCTTGGATTCTACCGATTCGTTCATGTCTGAGGTTTCTGGTCTCAATGCTGATAGAGATCAAATGGGGTCAGACTCAAAATATATGCAAAATGTGTCAAAAAAGTTGGCTGCTTCTGAACAGAGTATGGCTGCATCTGTTAGGGCAGTTGAGCATAAAGGAGGATGTGCTGATGTTAGCCGGATGGTTGATGGTGCAGGAGTTTCTGATGCTGGGATTggcattggcattggttacagACAACATCCTACTAATATTAATGAACATGAAGATGCTCTCCAGGTTATTGAGTCAATCAGGAGAGATGAATTCGGTTTGGATTCAAGCCCATTGACCTTTGAAAGTATCGTCTTAAAGAAACAGCATGCTCGCTTAGGGAGAGCTCTGCACTGTCTTTCACAGGAATTATATTCTCAAGATTCTCATTTTCTTCTTGAGCTG GTTCAAAATGCTGATGATAATACTTATCCAACAAATATAGAACCAACTCTAGCATTCATTCTTCAAGAATCAGGTATTGTTGTTTTGAATAATGAGCAAGGCTTCTCTGCCCAGAACATTAGAGCACTTTGTGATGTTGGAAATTCAACCAAGAAAGGATCCAGTGCCGGATATATAGGGCAAAAGGGCATCGGTTTCAAATCAGTATTTCGT GTCACAGATGCTCCAGAAATTCATTCTAATGGATTTCATATCAAGTTTGATACAAGTGAGGGTCAGATTGGTTTAATTCTGCCCACAGTTGTACCTCCTTGCAATCTTGAGTTGTTTAGACAGCTGACATCTAGTGACATTGATAAACCAGATTGTTACTGCTGGAAAACTTGTATTGTTCTTCCTTTCAGATCGAAAGTATCAGATGGAACTGTCTTGAACCACATAATGAATATGTTTTCAGATCTTCATCCATCTTTACTACTCTTTCTTCACCGCCTCAAGTGTATCCGGTTTAGAAACCTAATCGATGATTCACTTACTGTCATGAGAAAAGAAATTGTAGGAGACGGTATTGTCAAGGTTTCACATGGTAATACGAAGATGACATGGTTTGTAGTATCTCAAAAATTGCACTCAGATAATCTTCGTAGTGATGTGCAAACAACAGAAATCTCAATTGCTTTTACATTGAAGGAATCGGATAAGGGCATTTATCGTCCAGATATAGGCCAACAGCCTGTTTTTGCATTTCTTCCTCTTAGAACATACGGACTGAAATTTATTGTTCAGGGTGATTTTGTTCTTCCTTCATCCAGAGAGGAAGTGGATGGAGATAGTCCCTGGAACCAATGGCTATTGTCAGAATTTCCTGGTTTATTTGTCGATGCAGAGAAATCATTTTGTTCTCTTCCATGTTTCAAAGAGAATCCTGGGACTGCTGTGGCAGCTTACATGTCCTTTGTTCCACTTGTTGGGGAAGTGCAtggtttcttttcttctcttcctcgaTTAATTATTTCTAAATTACGGATGTCAAATTGCTTACTTCaggaaggagaaaagaaagaatgggTTCCTCCTTGCAAGGTCCTAAGAAATTGGAATAAACAGGCTCGTTCACTTCTCCCTGATGGTCTACTGCATGAGCATCTTGGCCTTGGATTCTTGGATAAAGATATAGTTCTGCCTGATCCACTTGCAAGAGTTCTAGGTATTGCAGAGTATGGGCCCACAGTTCTGCTTCAGGTAATGGCTTCTTTATGTGGTAAGCAGGATGGCCTCAAATCAATGGGAATGGGTTGGATGGCCTCTTTGCTTAGTGAACTTTATGCAATGTCATTCAAATCTTCTGTTGAAACTTCCTTTGATTCTGGAATAGAAATGGGATTCctagaaaaacttcaaaaaattcCATTCATACCTCTTTCAGATGGTACATATGGTGCAGTCGTTGAAGGCCCAATTTGGCTACAGTTTGATGCCGTAGGGACTGGTTTTGGGGATCATCATGGACTTGAATCTTTTCCAAAGTTATATGCTAAACTTCGGATTGTAAGTCCGGAGCTCTATGCATCGTCTGCTGATATGCCATCCATGGATGTGACGCCAATTGACAAAGTCATTAGTATGCTCCATAGAATTGGTGTCCAACGGTTGTCCGCACACGAGATTCTCAAGGCTCACATCTTGCCAGCTATATCTGATGATAGAATTACAGTTAGGGATGAAGATTTGATGACTGATTATATCTGCTTCGCAATGGTTCACTTACAGTCGAGCTGCTCTGATTGTCATGCTGAAAGGGAATACATAATATCAGAACTACAAAATAAAGCTTATATTCTAACTAATAATGGCTTTAAACGACCTGCTGAGGCATCAATTCATTTCAGTAAAGAATTTGGAAATCCAGTGGACATAAGTAGGTTGATTGATAGGGTAAATCTGACATGGGATGAGGTTGATATCTCCTATTTGAAGCATCCAGTTGCTAAATCACTTCCAAATGGACTGATGAAGTGGAGAGATTTTTTCCAGAAAATTGGCATTGTGGATTTTGTGAAGGTAGTTCAAGTTGAGAAGGGTTTCACTGAGTTGTCTGAGGCTCTATTTAATAATCTAACTTGGGACCAGCATACTATTTCCCATGGGTTGAATGCCACAGATTGGGAATCACCTGAGTTAGTCCATTTATTATCCCTATTGTCCAGAGATGGCAACAGAAAAGGTTGTGAGTATCTCTTAGAGGTTCTCGATAAATTATGGGATGATTGCTATAGTGACAGAGCTACAGGGTACTGCTCTTCTAAGTCTGTTGCAGATAGAAAGCCCTTCAAATCTTCATTTATGAGCACCATCTGCGATGTGCAATGGGTAGTATCAGGAATGGATGATAAACTTCACTATCCCAAGGATCTATATCACGACAGTGTTGCAGTGCGGTCAATTCTTGGTGGATCTGCCCCTTTTTTTGTTCCTAAG GCTACCAGTGAAAAATTTGTATTTGATATTGGTTTTAAGACAAGAGTCTCTCTTCACGATGCTCTGGAGATGTTGAAACTATGGAGATGTGAGAATCCGTTTAGGGCCAG CCTAGCACAAATGTCCAAATTTTACTCATTAATCTGGAATGAAATGGCTTCTTCAAAGAAGACAACTGCAGAGGAATTCTGTTTGGAACCTTTTGTATTTGTTCCATATGAATCTAGCTTCCGGCATGAGGATGTGGTGTCTGGTACATTTCTGTCCCTTGAAGAAGTATACTGGGATGATTCTACTTTCTTTGTGGACCAAATCAAGGAGATCCATCATCAGTGCAACTCAACAGTTGGTAATCGCCCCATAAACAGGATTCTGAGTAATTTCTACCCGGCCCTTCATGACTTCTTTGTTGATATATGTGGAGTACATGAGATCCCTCCTCTTCGTAGCTACCTTCAGATTTTGCTACAGTTTTCAAATGCTGTTTTGCCTTCACAAGCAGCTAATGCT GtttttcaagtttttcagaagTGGGCTGATGGGCTCCAATCAGGAATGAGTGCTGAGGATATTGTATACTTGAAAGATTCGCTTACAAGGATGGAATGTACTGTGCTTCCTACTGTACAGGATAAGTGGGTATCTCTGCATCCTTCCTATGGTCTCCTGTGCTGGTGTGATGATAAGATGTTGAAGAAGCAGTTTATGCATATGGATGGACTTGATTTTCTTTACTCTGGTGGACTAAGTAATGATGATGAAGAGATCATAAGTACAAAAATGTCCGTCCTCATGCGAACCTTAGGGATTTCTGCACTTTCAGAG GTTGTGACTCGTGAGGCGATGTTTAATGGTCTGACAGATTCTAGCTTTAAAGCTGCATTGCTGGATTGGGCTCTGCCATATGCGCAGCGCTACTTACATAGTTTACATCCTGATAAATATTCTCAACTCAAGCAGTCTGGATTCGATATACTAAATCGTTTGCGAGTAGTAGAAGTTCAAAAGCTGTCCTACCGCAATGTTATAAAGATTGCTGGAAGTGAATCCAAGAAGCAAATCGAATGTAGTTGTGTTCTGCAG GATCACGATCTGTATACAACCCAGGAATCAGATTCTCACGCATTATTTATGGAGCTTTCTCGTTTGTTTTTTGATGGAAAACCAGAATTACACTTGGCAAATTTCCTTCATATGATCACAACAATGGCTGAATCAGGTTCAACTGAGGAGCAGATAGACTTTTTCATCTTCAATAGCCAAAAGGTGCCAAAGCTTCCTGATGGAGAATCTGTTTGGTCCCTGTCACATGTGCATAATGATAGGTTACCCCAGCCAAGTGACTGGCGCTTTGTTGGTTGGAAAGCCCCACTAAGCTTTGGTTATGCAAATCTTTTCAAGGCTCAGGCACAATTTGCACAGCTTACCAGTGTCTCACAAATTGAAATGGATAATGATTCTGAAACCCATGTCAGACAAACAGTTGAATCAACTCCCATTTCAGTCGACATTAAATGGACAATTGGTGAGGGTACAGCAACAACATCTGCACCTTTAGTGCTGCCAAACTCCAATGATTTGCAGGAACACTTTGATGATGAGACTGATATGGATACTGATTTCAATCCTAATAATCTAGATTTTGTTGTTGACCCTCGCGTTTTGGGTTCATCTGATTGTAGCAAGGTAGACCATCCTAGATATGGCTCTAGTGGAAGAGATTCAATGCGTGGAAGAGATGCAATGCTTACCGGGAGGTTAGGTGAGGTTGTTGCTTTTAAATACTTAATTGCAAAAGCTGGCAAGTCAGTTGTGAGGTGGGTTAATGAAAGAATTGAAACTGGGCTACCCTATGACATAGTTGTAGGTGAGAAGGAAGATAGTCTAGAGTTCATTGAGGTTAAGGCCacccaacaacaaaaaaaggaTTGGTTCCACATATCAATGAGGGAGTGGCAATTTGCAGCGGAAAAAGGTGAAGCCTTCAGCATTTTGCACGTCCTCTTATTGGGTAATAATGCTGCAAGAGTCTCAGTTTACAAGAATCCTGTAAAATTGTGTCATCTGGGCAAGCTACAGTTGCATCTTTCGATGCCTAGGCAGGAGAAGGAATTATTTCTTGTGTCCTGA